In Humulus lupulus chromosome 6, drHumLupu1.1, whole genome shotgun sequence, a single genomic region encodes these proteins:
- the LOC133785570 gene encoding uncharacterized protein LOC133785570, which produces MIAQFDRYTIKQVPREQNCNVDALTRLASARDAETVNVIPIEFLAVPRINFATGNHTLSDRALVTPPSATAPPVIVPSTSVPPVTAPSLTPPSATEPLEITPSVTALLVTPPRVTAPLVMPLVIGKLTTSNRALGDTSGEDHNT; this is translated from the coding sequence ATGATAGCCCAATTCGATCGCTACACGATTAAACAGGTCCCTAGAGAACAAAATTGCAACGTCGATGCATTAACAAGGTTGGCAAGCGCAAGAGATGCAGAGACCGTCAATGTCATTCCAATAGAGTTCTTAGCAGTGCCCAGAATCAACTTTGCCACTGGCAACCACACCCTCAGTGACCGTGCCTTGGTGACCCCACCATCAGCGACCGCACCACCGGTGATCGTGCCCTCAACGAGTGTACCACCGGTGACCGCACCATCATTGACTCCACCATCGGCAACTGAACCCTTGGAGATCACGCCATCAGTGACCGCGCTCTTGGTGACCCCGCCACGAGTGACCGCACCCTTGGTGATGCCATTGGTGATCGGCAAGCTCACTACCAGCAACCGTGCCCTTGGTGACACCAGTGGTGAAGACCACAACACCTAA